From Bacteroidia bacterium:
GGCAACTTCCACTACTTCACCAAGAAGTTTAGCTTCTTTTATGGCCTTGGAAGCCCAAACTCCGGTATTGGCATAAGCTGCTTTTCCGCCAAGTTTCATCAGATTGTAAGGAACCATTAGGAATTGAAGGCTTGCACCACCTTGAAGGTATAATACTGAATAACCGCTAGGTAAGTTGAGCAGGTCTTTTACCAATTGTTGAGCCTTTTCCATATCGGCAACGAAGTCTTTACCGCGGTGCGATACTTCTAAAATGGAAAGTCCGCTTTGGTGGTAATTTAAAATGGCAGATGCGGCTTGTTCTAGTACAACTTGAGGAAGAATTCCCGGACCGGCAGAAAAGTTATGTGGTTTGCTCATTGGCTGGAGGTATTGATAGCGGAAAAGAATAAAAACGATTCAATTCCGGTGCAAAAATAAAAAAGCCCCTCGGTTTTCCGAAGGGCTTTTGAAAATAGATGTTAACGATTATTCTTGGATTTCAATCATTTTGAATGGAACTCCGATAATACTTTGGTAATCTTCACCGGCTTCCAGCATATCTTCATCGTCTTCTTCATAGTACCAATTAACTACCACTTCATTTCCTTTTTTAGAAAGATGCTCAAGTTTTTTAAACAAATCCAAAAGGCATTTGCTGCTGCTGGTGTTAAAATATTCCAATTGGATATTAACCATGGTTTTGCTTTGGGGCTTGTTCACATAATCATCAAGCCATTCAATTAATGGTTTATAAAACTCAATGGAATTTTCAGGAATCGAACGCCCTTTCAAACGCAATTCGCCTTTGTCTCCATCAAATTCTACCCCTGGTGTTTTTGGTGTTCCGTCGTAATGAATTTTTTCCATTTTAATCAAATATTATGGTGTGATTCTACTTTAATATTAAGGCTAAAAAAGGAATAGCCGTCTTTAACTTCAAAAAAGTCGTAATTTAATTTTTGTCCTGTTTTTCTGGCAATGTCAATCATTCCGAGTCCGGCGCCGCCTTTCTCGCTTAATTGCTCATTGTTCAACATTTCTTTGTAGTAGGTTTTTAATTCTTCCGGACTTAAGGAATTAATCTTTTCCAACCTGGATTTAAAACCCGCTACTTTTTCAGTTTTAATGTAATTTCCTGTTAAAATGCTGTAGCTATTTTCACCCAAACCAATCATGAATATGGCTGAGCGTTCGCTTTTGCTACCCGTCAGTTCAACTTCATCTATGTGGTGATATAAATTTTGCAGACATTCAACCAAAACATTGTAAACCTTTTTCCTAAGCTTAGGTTCTTCGTTTTTATCGTTCATCCTCGATTCCATAATTTGGAGGATTGAACTCATCAGGTCGTCCGTAATATCACCTTTAAAGGACAACATGATATTGTTGGCCTCCATTCGATTATATAAATCAAAGATATCTATCATAAACTTCTTACGGGCTTGTAATAAGGACTGACCTAAAACGTGATGAACAAACTTTGGTTACAACAAATGAAAAAATATTTCGATAAATTACCCAAAGTTTTTTCGAGATGTTATGAACGTATTAATTAACAATGGAGGAAATTAGGAGTAAAGCCTTAGGTACAAACAAAATTAAACCTATGCAAGCAGCTATGATACTTGCAACAAGAACTGCGCCGGCTGCCAGGTCTTTTGCCTTTCCGGCAAGTTCTTTTTTTTCGGGTGAAACCAAATCCACTACATTTTCGATGGCCGAGTTGATCATTTCGGCCATCATAACTATACCAATGCAAAGCAGTACTATAAGCCATTCCAAGCGATTAAGTTTAAAAATGAAGCCTGAAATTAGAACTAGAACAGCCAATATCAGGTGGATTTGGGCATGAGCCTCTTCCTTGAAAAATCGCCCAATGCCTTGTCCTGCATAGGTAAAAGCCTTTTTTCTTTTTTCCCAATAGTTCATTTTCCAAAAGTATATTTTTAAAATACATCCTTTTCAATCGAATAAATAAATCAAATGGAGCGTTAATTCCACCGAAGATTGTTTGCGCCGAAGGAAATGCTCAACTGCTTTTATAATGGTAGGTTGAAGATGTTAATTTGCAGGAAAGGACTCCTTTTTTAATTCTTTTTATGCGGGCCCCCTCCGCCCAATTAGCTTTTTATTATATCCAAAACAACCTGCACGGGCGTTCGGGTCACGCTTTCGGCTGTAGTCCTCGTCCCCCTAGGCTAAAGCCGTAGTGGTCCTGTGGGCTACTTGCCTCTATCGTTGCCCGAGGGTGCAAGTCCCAAATGATAGCAAATTGTACTAGCATGTGCATTGCCATTATACCCATGTTTTTTGAGAAATAGCCCGAATCGACTTAGAAAATACAATGGCAAATGCCTAGGATGCAATAGGTTAGGCCAATTTTTCAAGAAAATTTGAATATAAACCCAAATTCCAAAAGAAGTGAAACTTCTAGAATAAAACAGCTAACTAATGGCTGACCTTCCTTTGACCAAAGATATTTTTGATAGGAATAAGCTCTATAAAACGTAGAAATTCTGGTCAGGGAAATGACGTTTAGTTAAAGGTTTAGCTTTTTGAAATTCAAAGGAATTTAATTTATGTCACTTTTTTTGGATGGATTGTTTGTTTTTAAAGGTATCCAAGAGGTCACTTCGTGAGTAGGCATTGCCCCAAAAAGTAACCAAAAAGGTCTAGGCTCAGCAAACGTCCACCCGCTCTTGCTGTTCCCTGAAAAACTAAGCAATGGGTCAAAGATGGACGCTGACCCACTTATCCATTCGCACATGTCCATCTTTTAAATCGGTCCTTCCGGAAAATCTGAATCGCAATGTTCAATCTTTTGTACTCGGAAGGCCTACGACATTGCAAGTTTTTCAAGGGAACATCAATTCACAGCCGCGGCGCGCCCCGTGCTGAGCCAGGCCAACGCACGGCGTTCTAACAGGCTTTTGTGCAAGGGCTTATACGGTTATAAAAATCATTATTCCATTATTTAATCTTTCTTCAAAAAGAAAATTCAATTTTTTTTTCAAATTCCTGAAATACAATGACTTAAATTCTAGTTAGATGGAAATTGTCATAAGAAATTTTAAACTTCGTTTTGAGACAAGTGTTAGGATGGTTTTCAAGTAATTTTTACCGAGAAAACATTATGCAAGACCTATTTAAGAATTAGCCTTATTGGTAAAATTAGGTCTAACATAATGTAACCTCGGCACTAACTAACACTAGCTCGGGGTTAACCCGAATCTTCCCACATCCCACCGAAATTGCCATTTGTTCACTTCGTTTCAAATGACAATTTCGGGATAAAATGGGCCAATACTTATTATCCATTCGGTATTATAAATGTGCAACCAACCAGGGGGGATAAGTTGTTAAACAATTGAAAATAAATGGCTTGGATATTTTTTTTCAGCAGCCCATGTTCGTGCCAATAGTAAATCTAAAATAGTCCAACTATAATTGTATTAAATTGCGTTTACTTCGTTACTTGCCACCGTAATTTGAAACATGGTTTTGGACTTTTCTTCAAGAAGCCGTGGGAATAGTAAATACGAATAATTCCATAATGGAACCAAAATGGAGAATTGGGTTGTAAGTAATTTGTTTTCGATGGAAGTTATGAAAATGAATTCAATAAAGGATGGCAGTAGTAAGGAAGGATGGGCTTGCACCCCGGGCAACGATTGAGGCAGTGTAGCCCACAAGGATGCGCAGTGTTAACGAAGCAGACTGAGGACTACCGCCGAAAGCGTGACCCGAACGCCGTGTTTGATACCTTAAGATTTGCACCAACATTGAAGGCGGAAGGGGGCCCGCCAAAACAAAATTTAAATAGGAAGCAAATTACAATAAACCTTCGAGAGCAGAGCTATTACAAAATGATATTAATCAGTTACCTAAAACTACCCCGAAATAGCTACACAAGCAATGACACTATTCCTTAAATTTGCACACCAATAATTACTTCAATGTTAGCAACCGAATTATCTCCACTTGAAAAGCTACACGCCAATGCAGGCGAAGATTTCCTTCCGATTAACGGAACAGATTATGTAGAATTTTATGTTGGAAATGCCAAGCAATCCGCTTATTTTTATCAAGCCGGATTTGGTTTTGAACTAGTGGCATATGCCGGCCCTGAAACCGGTGTTAAAGACCGCGCCAGTTATGTACTTCAACAAGGAAAAGTTAGGCTGGTACTAACAACTTCTTTTGATCCTGAAAGTGAGATTTCGCACCATGTACGTAGGCATGGGGATGGTGTTAAAGTTTTGGCGCTTTGGGTAGATGATGCTTCCAAGTCGTTTTATGAAACTACCAAACGCGGTGCGGAAGCGGCTTCGGGTGTACAAACTATTTCAGATGAGTGGGGAGAGGTGAAAATGGCCAGTATAAAAACGTATGGAGATACCTGGCATACCTTTGTGGAGCGGAAAAATTATACCGGTGTGTTTTTGCCTGGTTACAAACCTTGGAAAAGCAGTTTGAAAACAACTCCAATTGGATTAGAGTATATCGACCATTGTGTTGGTAATGTTGGATGGGGAGAAATGAATAAATGGGTGAAATTTTATGAAGATGTAATGGGTTTCAAAGTGCTGTTAACCTTTGATGATAAAGATATCAGTACGGAATATACTGCATTGATGAGTAAAGTAGTTACCAATGGAAACGGTTACATTAAATTTCCAATCAATGAACCTGCAGAAGGTAAGAAGAAAAGTCAAATAGAGGAATATTATGATTTTTATAAGGGAGCAGGATGTCAGCATTTGGCGCTTGCAACAAATGATATCATTCACACTATCACGGAATTGCGTAATCGTGGAATTGAATTTTTGGAAGTTCCTGCCAGTTATTATGATGATTTAGTGGAAAGAGTAGGTTTAATCGATGAGGATGTTGAAACCTTAAAACGTTTGAATATTTTGGTAGACAGAGATGAGGAAGGATATTTGCTTCAGTTGTTTTCGAAGCCTGTAGAAGATCGTCCGACGGTGTTTTATGAAATTATACAACGTAAAGGAGCAAAATCTTTTGGTAAAGGGAATTTTAAGGCTTTGTTTGAATCGATTGAAAGAGAACAAGCCCGTAGAGGAACCTTGTAATGTTTTACCTGAAGGGTATTTGTTTCAAAACGCAGAAGTAATATTTACTGTGAAAGTGGTTGAAGGTTAAATCTTCAACCACTTTTTTGTTTTGGTCCAATTCAGTTTGAACTTTTTTTATCCCTACTTAATCAAAAGGAGGATTCCTTATCCGAACTACTTGATTTAGTTGGGTTTACCCCTCCCGAAGCATTTCGGGAAGAAGTTGTTATCAATTTGAACAAACAAATTGATTTGCAAATTCTTAACTCGTTTATGCATTTCTAATGCCTAACCTGGGTCTATTCTACTTTGGAACTCATTGGGTTTCTGAGTCCGCTCCAGTTTTTTATGCGACCTTTTACTTTTCCTACTACTACCGGCGATTCAACTAGCATTGGAACTTTGTTTGCATCATCGGTCATCCAAACCTTCATCCGTTGCCCTTCGGAGAAAATGGTACCTGCTACTAGTCTTGGACTGAATAGAATGCAGCGGAATTTGCCATGTTCAGTTTTTAAGATTGTTTTGCCCAGGTATTTTACCGAAAGGTTATAGGCTTTGTCATCCAGGAACAAAGAAATAGGAATGGAGTCATTTACTTTCATGGAAGCGAAGTCAACGTTTCTGGAGGCATAAATCATACTTAGTACATCGAAGGTGCAATCCAGGATGGAAGAGCTATCTTTTTTAGAAGGATCGTTGTTTAGTTTTCGGTAGGTTTTCACCCAGCCGGTTTTATAATTGAAGTAGTTATCGTTGTAGTTTTTAAATCCCCCGTCGTCGGTATCGCGGACGTAGCGGAAAGGTTTTAAGGTGGCGGTATCTACCCAAGCTTCGAAGCGATCTCTTACTTTAAAGAAATTATCGTAACTAGGGAAGGTTTTACCAGTTCCTTTGAAGTGGTAGCAAGGTTTATTGCCAAATTTTTCCAGGGTTGTTTCGAATTCTACTTCGCCGGCATCTACCCAAACCGGTCCAAGCTGATAGTAGGCTACATAGGTTGCTTTTTCGCCGGGTTTGAAGGCAGAATTGCTAACCTTACAACCGGAAATGCCGGGTCCAAAGGATTGCAGGCAAAGGGTTGTGCCAACCAGGAAGGTAATAAGAATGGCTTTGTTCATAAAACCGGCAAGGCTAAAATCATGCCGAAGGTAAAAAAGAAAGAAAAATGGAGGGTAGGTAATTGTATAGATTGAGGACATTTACCTTTGGTAGAAGGTGAAATGAACGGAATTGGAAGGAGCTTACAAATCGACTAACCCGGGTGGGATTTGGGTTGATATTTGTTTCTTTTTTGGGTCGATTTGAAGTATGAAAGCTTCTACGGCCGGAATTAGAATTTCTTCTTGATTGGGCGTTTCAACCACCAATAAATCTTGCACACCTTCTTCAACTGAGATAACCTTACCCAATATACCCAATTTTAAATCAATAACTTGGAATCCTACAAGTAAATCGTCTAAGGTTTCTTCTTGTTTAACTTCCTTGACCAGGTTTTGGGGAAGAAGAAATGTTTTACCTACCAATTCTTTGGCTTGTTCCGGGTTGGAAAAGTTTTTGAAGAGGACGGTAAATTGGGAGTTTGAATTTTGGGTGTATTTAGCAATAAAAAATGGAACCGGAGCAGGTGGAAAATCCACAAACAACAGTTCCATTTTTTTTGATTTAGGGAGGAAATTCCCTAAGAATTCAATTTTTACCTCACCTTTATAGCCGTGGGTAGAAATAATTTTACCGAGACTAATAAATGGTTTGGTATAGGCTAGCATTATTCAGCAGCAGGAGCATCTCCTTCGGCTTCAACGGCCGGAGCTTCTGTAGCTTCTACTTCTTCTGCCGGAGCTTCTTCAACCGGAGGAGCAAGTTTAGCGGCTATAGCAGCGGCTTTTTTGTCTTTAACTTCAGATTCTTTAGCCAAGCGAGCTGACAAAGATTTAGCTTTTTCACCGGCTAAGCGATCAACTTTTCCGGAGATTTTACCTTCTTTTTGAGCCAACCAAGCTTCAAATTTAGCTTCAGCCTGTTCAATAGTCATAGCTCCTTTTCTAACACCTACATTAAGGTGACGTTTGTAAAGAATACCACGATAGGAAAGGATAGCGCGAGCTGTATCCGTAGGTTGAGCACCATTTTCTAACCAGGTTACGGCTTTATCGAAGTTGATATCGATAGTGGCCGGATTGGTGTTTGGGTTGTAAGTTCCAAGTTTCTCAATGAACCTTCCATCACGCGGTGCACGACCGTCCGCTACAACGATATGAAAGAACGCTGCGTCTTTCTTACCTTGTCTTTGCAATCTAATTTTAACTGCCATTGTAATTAATTTTTAAGGGGTGCAAAGGTAATTATTTTTGTATACCTTACAACAGCTTTTTGAAATTCCTGTACAAAAAATCAGTTTCCGATAAAATCGCTGAGTTTGCCTGCTTCTTTCAGACGTATACCTTTTTCAGTTTTTTCTACGGTACAAGCTTCATAAAGGGGGTCATGTTCCAAGAATAAAATGTAATTACCTTCTGCGGCCTCGATAAGGAATTTTTCTTTTTCTTCCAGGGTGATAAGCGGTCTGGTATCATAACCCATCACATAAGGCAATGGAATATGCCCAACCGAAGGCAAGAGATCAGATACAAAACAAACCACTTTCCGATTAATTTTTATCATAGGAACCATGAGTGCATCGGTATGACCTCTCATGTATTTAATCAGAATTTTATTGGTAAATCGACCTTCTCCTTTTACAAATTTGAGTTGTCCGCTGGTGGATATAGGTAATATGTTTTCTGAAAGGAAGGATGCTTTTTCTCTTTTATTGGGTTGAGTTGCCCAACGCCAATGTTCTTTGTTAGTCCAATAACTAGCGTTAGGGAAAACGGTTTCGAATCCGGTTTTGTCTTTGTTGTATTTAATGCTGCCTCCACAATGGTCGAAATGCAAATGAGACAAGAACATATCTGTAATGTCCGGAAAATCTATGCCTAATTTATGCAATGACTTTTGTAAGGAATCATCGCCATTTAAATAATAATGAGAAAAGAATTTGGCGTCTTGTTTATCCCCAATTCCGTTGTCGATAAGCATTAAACGGTTATCGAATTCCAGCAATAAACAGCGCATAGCCCAATTACACATGTTGTTGGAATCGGCCGGATTTGTTTTTTGCCAAATGGATTTGGGAACTACTCCAAACATTGCACCTCCGTCTAATTTGAAAAACCCTGTGTCAATTACATGCAGTTTCATCGATCGTATTTTTATAAAAGTCTAAAATCCAAAAAGCGGTGGCAAAAATAGGGTAAAGGCTTTGAACCTTATGTTAAAACTTAGTCGCAAAAATGGATATAATGATTAAAAGTCAGAAACATGTTTTACAGGTAAAAATTGTATACAGGGCTAATTTTTTCAATTAAGATAGCATCTAAATTTGCCGAATGCCTCGACTCCTTCTTTGGTTGCTTTGTTTCTTATTCTTTTCCTTAAGAGCCGATGCTCAATTGAATCAGATCGATACCTTGAAAATTCGGTTGGTTTCCAGTTTTGCTGATAATTCCGAAGCAGTATTAAATTTTCCGAAATTTATTTTAAAAAAGAAGTCCATGGAGAACAAGGTAAATATGGAATTGAAAGAACAAATTACAGGAAGGGAGTTTGAAGGAAAGGCAATTGACCAAAGCTACAGAGATTGGGCACAATATTTCTCTTCCATAGGATTTGAAGTATTCCTTAATCAAAATCAATGGGTATCGCTAGAGGTTTATGGGGAATTTTGTGGAGCTTATTGCAGTAGTTTTAATCAATATCACACAGTTAATTTAGCCAACGGAAAGTTTTATACCATTGAGGAACTGGTTGATACCACCGGGTTTCTTCGGGAACTTATATACTCCAGGTTAGATTCAACCTACCAAGCCAGTGTGGCAGAAGTAAGAAGCAGATACAAATTGGATACCCTTCAAACCGACAGTTCTTACCTACCAATTATAATGGAAGAATTAGAAAATTGTAGGAATGATTTCAAGATTCAGGCCTATTCCTTAACCCCCACTCATTTTATTATCCGAAAAAACTGCGAGTTCCCACATTTTATGCACAATGAAGGTCCCTTTTGGGAACTTAGATTTTCATGGCAAGAGATAAAAAGTTACCTTAAACCCCAATTAACTTTATGGAATCCCTGACCGAATTAAGGTTGTAATTTAATTTTATAGTCTTCATTAAAAACAAATCCTTTTTCGGTTTAATTAAGGCTCAATCTGGCTGCAGGGATTTGCAATCTCACCATGTATTAATTTGGGTAAAAGTTCTGTTGATCTAGGAAAATCCCTAAACTTGTGCCCCTGCATGCCAAAAATATCTGCTGTAATTATTACTTTTAATGAGGAACGCAATATTGCACGTTGTTTAGATTCCTTGCAAGGCGTTGCTGACGAAGTTCTGGTGGTTGATTCCTATTCTACAGACAATACCAAACAAATAGCCTTGCAGAAAGGTGCAAGATTTATAGAACATGGTTTTGATGGACATATTGAACAGAAGAATTGGGCACTTTCCCAAGCAAAATTTCCACATGTTTTATCTTTAGATGCAGATGAAGCGCTTTCTCCGAAACTAAAGGAATCTATTTTGGAAGTAAAGTCCAATTGGCAGTTTGATGCTTATTCCATGAATCGACTTACCAATTACTGTGGTCACTGGATTAGGCACAGTGGATGGTATCCGGATACCAAAGCAAGATTATGGGATAGTCGAAAAGGAAAATGGGGTGGAGATAATCCGCATGATAAGTTTGAATTGTTTGAAACAAATAAACCAATCGGTTTTCTTCAAGGTGATTTGTTGCACTATAGTTACTATTCTCGTTCCGAACACATTAATCGAACCATACACTATGGTAAAATTGGTGCTGAGGCCTTGAAAAAAAGGAAGGCTAAAGGACTTCTTATTAAACAATTGATAAATCCCCCTTGGAAGTTTTTCAAAATTTTTGTCCTAAATTTAGGGTTTTTAGATGGTTCGGATGGTTTGTTTATAGCAAGGCAAGCCTTTCATGAAACCTGGTTAAAGTACCATTTAGCCTTGAAAAAATAAATTAAGTAAACATGCCACGCATACAGCCACTTCGATCAGAAGAATATTCACCCGATATTCAACTTGCTTTTCAAAAGCATGTACAGGAATACCAAGCCCGAATTACCAATATGAAGGCCAGTTTGGGCCATTCCTTATTGGCTTTTGAAGTGTATATGCAATGGTATCCCTTGTATCAGGAGGTGGAAAAAATTGTGGGGAAGCGTGGTGCCTATTTGTTTGCTTACGCCATTTCAACTGGTTCTGATTGTCCACTATGTTCAACCTTTTTTAGGAGGATTTTGATAGAAGCAGGAGAGCAGCCTGATTCACTTCACTTGCAAACTTCAGAACAGGAACTATTGGACTTTGGCTCAGCCATTGCTCAAAATAAGGGTATAGTATCGGATGAATTATTCGAAAGAACGGCAGGTAGGTATTCTACCAGGGAAATGGTAATTCTAATAGCTTTTGCCGGTCAGATGATTGCTACCAATGTGTTTAATAATGTAATTGAAACGGAGATCGATGAGTATTTGATTCCTTACTTAAAACCAATGCCATGACTAAAAAGGTTGCATTTATAACAGGTGCTGCGCACGGACAAGGACGAGCTACTGCCTTAGCCCTTGCGAAAGAAGGAGTTTCAATTGTTGCTTTTGATGTGGCAAAACAATTGGAGTATCCAAATTATAGTTTTGGAAATTCCAAGGAGTTGGAGTCCTTGGGTTTGGAATGCCAAGCCTTGGGAGTTGCCTGTTTAACTTGTTCAGGGGATGTTCGGGATGATGTAGCTATTCAATCTGCTGTAAATCAGGCTATGCAGGAATTTGGAAGAATTGATATCTTGTTTAATAATGCCGGGATTTGTGCATATGGTTTATCAGATGAATTAAGTGAAGAGGAATGGGATTCCATGTTGGATATCAATTTGAAAGGGGCATGGATGGTTGGAAGGCGAATAATACCCATAATGCGTGAACAAAAGCAAGGGATAATTTTAAATAATTCATCCATAGCCGGACTTCGGGGAATGAACCGATTGAGCCATTATGCTGCTTCCAAATGGGGATTAACCGGATTAAGTAAATCATGGGCAATTGAGCTGGCTCCATTTGGAATTCGTGTAATATCCATTCATCCTACAGGAGTCAATACTCCTATGAATGATGGGTTAGCTGCTATGGAAGGAACAACTGCCAAGGAAATTGCTGAACGTAGTGCCGGAAACCTTCTGCCAGTTCCCTGGATTGAACCTCAGGATGTTGCCAATGCCGTTGTATTCCTTTGTTCGGAGAAGGCAAGGTTTATTACCGGTTCGGAGTTCGTAATAGATGCCGGATTGCTAACTAGATAGCCCTTGTTTTGACTGGATTGGTGATTGGATCAAATTTTTGCCGGTTCATCTGGTAATTTGTACAACTCATACTTA
This genomic window contains:
- a CDS encoding DUF1987 domain-containing protein, with product MEKIHYDGTPKTPGVEFDGDKGELRLKGRSIPENSIEFYKPLIEWLDDYVNKPQSKTMVNIQLEYFNTSSSKCLLDLFKKLEHLSKKGNEVVVNWYYEEDDEDMLEAGEDYQSIIGVPFKMIEIQE
- a CDS encoding SiaB family protein kinase; the encoded protein is MIDIFDLYNRMEANNIMLSFKGDITDDLMSSILQIMESRMNDKNEEPKLRKKVYNVLVECLQNLYHHIDEVELTGSKSERSAIFMIGLGENSYSILTGNYIKTEKVAGFKSRLEKINSLSPEELKTYYKEMLNNEQLSEKGGAGLGMIDIARKTGQKLNYDFFEVKDGYSFFSLNIKVESHHNI
- a CDS encoding diacylglycerol kinase family protein, yielding MNYWEKRKKAFTYAGQGIGRFFKEEAHAQIHLILAVLVLISGFIFKLNRLEWLIVLLCIGIVMMAEMINSAIENVVDLVSPEKKELAGKAKDLAAGAVLVASIIAACIGLILFVPKALLLISSIVN
- the hppD gene encoding 4-hydroxyphenylpyruvate dioxygenase; this encodes MLATELSPLEKLHANAGEDFLPINGTDYVEFYVGNAKQSAYFYQAGFGFELVAYAGPETGVKDRASYVLQQGKVRLVLTTSFDPESEISHHVRRHGDGVKVLALWVDDASKSFYETTKRGAEAASGVQTISDEWGEVKMASIKTYGDTWHTFVERKNYTGVFLPGYKPWKSSLKTTPIGLEYIDHCVGNVGWGEMNKWVKFYEDVMGFKVLLTFDDKDISTEYTALMSKVVTNGNGYIKFPINEPAEGKKKSQIEEYYDFYKGAGCQHLALATNDIIHTITELRNRGIEFLEVPASYYDDLVERVGLIDEDVETLKRLNILVDRDEEGYLLQLFSKPVEDRPTVFYEIIQRKGAKSFGKGNFKALFESIEREQARRGTL
- a CDS encoding DUF3108 domain-containing protein, with the protein product MSSIYTITYPPFFFLFYLRHDFSLAGFMNKAILITFLVGTTLCLQSFGPGISGCKVSNSAFKPGEKATYVAYYQLGPVWVDAGEVEFETTLEKFGNKPCYHFKGTGKTFPSYDNFFKVRDRFEAWVDTATLKPFRYVRDTDDGGFKNYNDNYFNYKTGWVKTYRKLNNDPSKKDSSSILDCTFDVLSMIYASRNVDFASMKVNDSIPISLFLDDKAYNLSVKYLGKTILKTEHGKFRCILFSPRLVAGTIFSEGQRMKVWMTDDANKVPMLVESPVVVGKVKGRIKNWSGLRNPMSSKVE
- the rimM gene encoding ribosome maturation factor RimM (Essential for efficient processing of 16S rRNA) is translated as MLAYTKPFISLGKIISTHGYKGEVKIEFLGNFLPKSKKMELLFVDFPPAPVPFFIAKYTQNSNSQFTVLFKNFSNPEQAKELVGKTFLLPQNLVKEVKQEETLDDLLVGFQVIDLKLGILGKVISVEEGVQDLLVVETPNQEEILIPAVEAFILQIDPKKKQISTQIPPGLVDL
- a CDS encoding 30S ribosomal protein S16, with product MAVKIRLQRQGKKDAAFFHIVVADGRAPRDGRFIEKLGTYNPNTNPATIDINFDKAVTWLENGAQPTDTARAILSYRGILYKRHLNVGVRKGAMTIEQAEAKFEAWLAQKEGKISGKVDRLAGEKAKSLSARLAKESEVKDKKAAAIAAKLAPPVEEAPAEEVEATEAPAVEAEGDAPAAE
- a CDS encoding MBL fold metallo-hydrolase, with translation MKLHVIDTGFFKLDGGAMFGVVPKSIWQKTNPADSNNMCNWAMRCLLLEFDNRLMLIDNGIGDKQDAKFFSHYYLNGDDSLQKSLHKLGIDFPDITDMFLSHLHFDHCGGSIKYNKDKTGFETVFPNASYWTNKEHWRWATQPNKREKASFLSENILPISTSGQLKFVKGEGRFTNKILIKYMRGHTDALMVPMIKINRKVVCFVSDLLPSVGHIPLPYVMGYDTRPLITLEEKEKFLIEAAEGNYILFLEHDPLYEACTVEKTEKGIRLKEAGKLSDFIGN
- a CDS encoding glycosyltransferase family 2 protein codes for the protein MPKISAVIITFNEERNIARCLDSLQGVADEVLVVDSYSTDNTKQIALQKGARFIEHGFDGHIEQKNWALSQAKFPHVLSLDADEALSPKLKESILEVKSNWQFDAYSMNRLTNYCGHWIRHSGWYPDTKARLWDSRKGKWGGDNPHDKFELFETNKPIGFLQGDLLHYSYYSRSEHINRTIHYGKIGAEALKKRKAKGLLIKQLINPPWKFFKIFVLNLGFLDGSDGLFIARQAFHETWLKYHLALKK
- a CDS encoding mycofactocin-coupled SDR family oxidoreductase translates to MTKKVAFITGAAHGQGRATALALAKEGVSIVAFDVAKQLEYPNYSFGNSKELESLGLECQALGVACLTCSGDVRDDVAIQSAVNQAMQEFGRIDILFNNAGICAYGLSDELSEEEWDSMLDINLKGAWMVGRRIIPIMREQKQGIILNNSSIAGLRGMNRLSHYAASKWGLTGLSKSWAIELAPFGIRVISIHPTGVNTPMNDGLAAMEGTTAKEIAERSAGNLLPVPWIEPQDVANAVVFLCSEKARFITGSEFVIDAGLLTR